TCTAAAAATGCGTTTTACTGCATTCCAGTGCACTTTTTGAGGTTTTTCTAGATAACGGTCCACCAAATTAACAGCAAATGTTATATCGGGTCTCGTTATTTGACTCAAGTACAACAGACTCCCAACTGCTTAACGGTATGGAACTCCCTCTACTTGTGTTGACTCTGTATCCGAGACAGTTGAGCCCAAGGTGTGTTGAGGATCGGTTGGTATGTGCACAACGTTTGCACTTTCCATATTGAACTCTGCATTTTTGGTTTCCATATACATGTATAAGGACAGGCTGAAaactaaattacaatttaatatttcaacacAAACAGCTACCATCTGGTAATATTTCACGAACAAGAAGCctcattaaaagttattatttatttttaatcaaaaatatattttcaaaactttaaacttacgtcaaaatctaattttctatCAAGTTTACTTTTCAAAGAACCATCAACATCTTTATTTATCACAAATATTtgttcgtttaattttatagtttctgTGAGCTTTACAGGTCTAAAATCTCTTGTGCATTCGTGAGCATTTAAAAAGTCACCTATTTCTTGCATATTTCCAGTTGTAGCTGACATACCAATTATCtgaatattatctatagttaATAGCAGCTATGGtaagtattgaaaaaaacaataatatagtttaaatattacttacgcAGGAACTGCTGAGAGTCTAAAACTTTTGTAATAGTTGCATCTAACAAAGCTCCCCTTTTTTGTTCGGCGAGAAGATGCAATTCATCAACAACAATCATTCCAACCCTCCGTCCACTTAACTGACCATTATCAGCCAGCATACAATGAAACAGTCCAGCTCCTCTCTCTAGAGTGCATACATATATTGATGATTTACGTTTACGATGAATTGGAGATGTTTCCCTTTGCCACCAACATATTCTTCAACATTGAATTCCCAGTTAAGGCCAAATGGACATAAAGATTGCACCTACTCAAAAATTgcgttaaaaatcaattttaaagatttatcataatttacttCATACCTTTTCTTGGACTAGTGCAACATgttgcaaaataaatataacattacgtACATAAACTATGAGTTCTTTTAGCATAAGAATTTCTGATACAAGTTTTTTCCGCCTCTTGTAGGCAATGCATAAATCaagtttttttcttctttttatcgcatctaaaaacgaataattgtagatatatgaaattttcactggttgtttatatttctattttctatacatgataacattttcaaaatattttgatttgttttgaactgtttagggaaattttcagtttccaattttattagttttttttttttctttgaatgttaataaaactttatttgttgagtataaatacttgaaaacttaatacaaggttcctactatatttttacaatgatatttgaaaaatattagaaatcctgtcacagtttttttttataagcatttaaagttcaaaaattgacaaaatatggaaaaatcacgaaaattagaaaattattttgaattaagaattcgtaaaaatttttctttttaaatctaaaatttgaaaatttaatacaagtacttttactcaacaaataaagttttattgacattcgtagaaaaaaaaaataataaagattggaaactgaaaatgtccttaaacagttaaaaacaaatcaaaatattttgaaaattttatcatatatataaaatggaaatattaacaaccagtgaaaatttcatgtatctacggtcatttgttttaaagttacaccaaaaaccaaagtcaattTTGCATAAAACTTAccgtttttcctaaattttacttttgttttttacggcgcttttgaaaaactattgggaattttaaatattgacctcccaatgcaccaacaatattcactttcccatcgaacaagatactgaagttgaaaatcgaagcattatttcgacaacttatcgagtaaacacaaaaaaaaaaacacatcattgtaaaaacaatacattcatcgttccactcagaatctaaaactaattcATGTTGAATCACTTAAATCTTATCAAAATCAATAtagtccataatataataaaaaatcatcaaaatgccagttaaaaataataataataatatttaataatgattaataatatcaatcaaaACGTCAGTAAAAATAGGATCAGAGTCATCAGAGCACAAGCTCCCTTATAATTGAAAACCACAAAGAACccctgaaaacaaaataaaaattccactACCTAACTAATATAGTGGGACGCAATTTGTGTATACCTTTTTACGGGACGCTACTAAGGTGCCCCGgttctatacctataatatacaatgatttatcattgaattcaaatttgacacGTCCATTATAGTACACAACTCAATGGCGATGTACAATCAATTTTCATATTCTCGATaacttatgttaattattttaaatgaattattcaatTCCAATgacaaaaatgatattttaaaatatgcatttaagtCTAGCATTTAAGTCTTAATGATTACTGATTCATAGGAAATCTTCTTGGAAATACCAGATTATATTTGATTACCTATACCagatttgatttaatattatcttacaaGTAAGaatgtgtaaataaatattaaaacaatatattttataaaatttttcagATAATTGTGATGCATGGaagtcagaaaaaaaattacattattagatTTCTGAACTTGtagatttattattgttattaatataaaataacttagtCATATCATATATCACAGATAAATAAAgtctatataaaatacaatatttacaataccaatatcattatttttttatgattgtagacactatagtctatattacaTCTATAACTGTGAAAgctttgttatttttcattatattattaaccggtacataaattaaattgttgtttatctATAGAGCCAAGCTGAGCCGTAGACATTGGTGGGGGGAGGAATTCAAACCCGTTCTTGCAACATGgtaagtatataaatgtttttatttattatataatatgtcattattatgataatccccccccccccaaatataTCATTCCTGTCTACGGCACTGGAATCACGatgaactatatttttataatacacataattatgTCACAAAtatgatgtaaataataaattaacattattaatggcattaatattaatcttaaaacTCACAATCACGCATGTATACAACAACTTACTGTAATCTGTTTAAGCTTAAGAATTCATAatcattacaaatataattcaacaaaacaaaaaatataaatcatttttttttgataatgtttattctatatcacaatagaataatatatcaacaaaataatatgatacattattaatacattatattgaaaGTAGACTAAAATAAAAAGGTAACATATGAGTAAAAGTACTGCCAATTTGTTTAATTTGCTTTAAAAGTCAAAACAAGGAATTTGTTTTAGTtactcagaaaaaaaaaagtatttgcaaaaatatctgtaaatactaaaaaatgaaataatgcaataacatattatagtttataaatatcatgCATACtcgcatacataatattacgataattaggaAAATACcctaaataatgtatttatattttattaatcgtaacaataaaaaatatacatgt
This is a stretch of genomic DNA from Acyrthosiphon pisum isolate AL4f chromosome A3, pea_aphid_22Mar2018_4r6ur, whole genome shotgun sequence. It encodes these proteins:
- the LOC100575308 gene encoding helicase POLQ-like, whose protein sequence is MLADNGQLSGRRVGMIVVDELHLLAEQKRGALLDATITKVLDSQQFLHNIQIIGMSATTGNMQEIGDFLNAHECTRDFRPVKLTETIKLNEQIFVINKDVDGSLKSKLDRKLDFDFSACPYTCIWKPKMQSSIWKVQTLCTYQPILNTPWAQLSRIQSQHK